In Lotus japonicus ecotype B-129 chromosome 5, LjGifu_v1.2, one genomic interval encodes:
- the LOC130720525 gene encoding uncharacterized protein LOC130720525, giving the protein MPVKRARTNTRAAASSSTSRSFDRSRFLSAIKEEFYRAHLAHKECVKERGVLYREGRRDLLGMQEAMEIRRWKNWVNPIPFACEVMVREFYANTYCDNQEDRSRPPVNSSWFRGDVIDYNPAVIRRHLGLLTEDQERELFPEKATYHELLKEKSPEILEDMKAVIVRPGRDWEAVDDEIIFVRRKDMTPLARVWAEFLQDSLIPSSNKSEVREVTLVAIYCILRGHPMDVATIIAGRIYSLYNRSKDKHRPIFPHLICSLIHAVRDRARRPVHVIEKRLPVAPLLSKERIAQLYKEWTARMPQEEEEEEDPEEPAEAEEEEEEEENAEVVNEVVTPPRADPSPAWMEAAFGRMFLRQDRLHRDLDLHWRGGSTSDPRYNGPLDFNTLEQGMIDLSLMHDAGVHPDYGDGRGDHDPME; this is encoded by the coding sequence atgcctgtgaaaagagcaagaaccaacacaagagctgcagcttcttcctccacctcccggagttttgatcgctcccgcttcctatcagcaattaaggaggagttttaccgagctcacctagcacacaaggagtgtgtgaaggagcggggagttttgtatcgggagggaaggagagacctcttgggcatgcaagaagccatggagattaggaggtggaagaattgggtcaaccccattccgtttgcttgtgaagtcatggttagggagttctatgcgaacacctactgtgacaatcaagaggacaggtctaggccaccggtgaattcatcttggttcaggggagatgtgattgactacaatccagcagtcattcgcaggcatcttggtctcctcacggaggaccaagagagggagcttttccccgagaaggccacttatcatgagctcttaaaggagaagtcaccggagatcttggaagacatgaaggcagtgattgttaggcctgggcgggactgggaagcagttgatgaTGAGATTATTTTTGTGAGGAGAAAGGACatgacaccgctggctagagtttgggctgaatttttgcaggattccctcattcctagctctaacaaatctgaagttagagaggttacTTTGGTTGCCATCTACTGCATCTTGAGAGGTCATCCTATGGATgtggccaccatcattgctggtcggatttattccctttacaacaggagtaaagacaagcatcgacccatctttcctcacttgatttgctctttgattcatgcggtgagggacagagctaggaggccagtccatgttattgagaagaggttgcctgtggcacctctgctcagtaaggagaggatcgCTCAACTTTATAAAGAATGGACGGCaaggatgcctcaagaggaggaagaggaagaggatcctgaggagccagcggaagcggaagaagaagaggaggaagaagaaaatgctgaggtggtgaatgaggtggttactccaccacgtgctgacccttctcctgcttggatggaggccgctttcgggcggatgtttttgaggcaagatcgcctacacagggatcttgacctccattggaggggaggtagcacatcagaccccaggtacaatgggcccttggattttaataccttggagcaggggatgatagacttgagcttgatgcatgatgccggagttcatccggattatggcgatggaaggggtgaccatgaccccatggagtga